One window from the genome of Salvia splendens isolate huo1 chromosome 9, SspV2, whole genome shotgun sequence encodes:
- the LOC121746559 gene encoding dirigent protein 21-like codes for MAIAKTFSLIILLLYLLAISFPTNSQEFYSTKLSKRETRREQLTHLHFYFHDVLYGRHPTAVVVAQAATTASYPFKFGETLIIDDRLTVGPNLSSRVVGRAQGMYASADMGDAGLLMVFNFFFTEGRFNGSTLTVVGRNAVLSAVREMPIVGGSGVFRFARGYAQTRTHLLDLKKGYAVEEYHAYVFHY; via the coding sequence ATGGCCATAGCAAAAACGTTCTCTCTCATTATCCTCCTCCTCTACTTGCTGGCCATTTCCTTCCCAACAAACTCCCAAGAATTCTATAGTACTAAATTGTCCAAGAGAGAGACGAGGAGAGAGCAGCTAACTCACCTCCACTTCTACTTCCACGACGTCCTCTATGGCCGCCACCCGACGGCCGTGGTGGTGGCGCAAGCCGCAACCACGGCCTCCTACCCCTTCAAGTTCGGCGAGACGCTGATCATCGACGATCGGCTGACGGTGGGGCCGAACCTGAGCTCGAGGGTGGTGGGCCGAGCTCAGGGGATGTACGCGTCAGCCGATATGGGCGACGCCGGGCTCTTGATGGTCTTCAATTTCTTCTTCACCGAGGGGAGGTTCAACGGAAGCACGCTGACCGTGGTAGGGCGGAACGCGGTGCTCTCAGCCGTGAGGGAGATGCCGATCGTCGGCGGCAGCGGCGTTTTCCGGTTTGCGAGGGGGTATGCTCAGACGAGGACACATTTGCTTGATTTGAAAAAGGGATATGCTGTGGAGGAGTATCATGCTTATGTGTTTCACTATTAA
- the LOC121746560 gene encoding uncharacterized protein LOC121746560: MGTREVYEEKLRRGNLIHDPTIKPGLGTARCPRCLSLLNPAKEDSEWEIAPVLHDATNVAGYGIGGLLSAIHGFNTGFPYFQNRVKGPKWLPFVIGLPPLLMYSAASAAFGGYALPKLSQLIVTSYYASSSVSHYGISLLTRHIEDNHISRVQQKQLP, translated from the exons ATGGGGACGCGGGAAGTGTACGAAGAGAAGCTGCGACGAGGTAATCTCATACACGATCCCACCATCAAACCAGGCCTCGGCACCGCCCGCTGCCCGCGCTGCCTCTCTCTCTTAAATCCTGCTAAG GAGGATTCGGAATGGGAAATCGCACCGGTTCTGCACGATGCCACTAACGTG GCTGGCTATGGGATTGGTGGTTTGCTTAGTGCAATTCATGGGTTTAACACAG GATTTCCTTATTTCCAAAACCGTGTGAAGGGGCCTAAGTGGCTTCCCTTTGTTATTGGG CTTCCACCTCTTTTGATGTACTCTGCAGCTAGTGCTGCGTTTGGAG GCTATGCACTACCGAAGCTCAGTCAACTCATTGTGACATCTTATTATGCTTCTTCAAGTGTTTCCCATTATGGCATATCATTGCTTACAAGACATATTGAAGACAATCACATCTCTAGAGTTCAACAGAAGCAGCTTCCGTGA
- the LOC121747207 gene encoding zinc finger protein 8-like yields the protein MDKASERETRDFMSVESFSQLPFIRSAPRDKAAGGIRLFGQELGTKKTPKDDPSDSNDDENNINSTEDSEASNGGGSSSRKFECHYCCRNFPTSQALGGHQNAHKRERQQAKRAHLQSAMLHGSLADSHVYGLMNYSRLGSAPPLPVAYHSWGGGGGAASSSAYTATSRIYGSYANTAAQSQQQPITCSPLAFWRVPAAAPVAFAGRSQQTPQTPLKMRALPSSISSIPASQLRFGYESKAQMQEHVSLDLHL from the coding sequence ATGGATAAAGCATCTGAGAGAGAGACTCGAGACTTCATGAGCGTCGAGTCCTTCTCTCAGCTGCCCTTCATCCGCTCTGCGCCCCGCGACAAGGCCGCCGGTGGAATTAGACTATTCGGCCAAGAATTGGGCACCAAGAAAACTCCGAAGGACGATCCCTCAGACTCCAACGACGATGAAAACAACATCAACAGCACTGAAGACTCGGAGGCCAGCAACGGAGGCGGCAGCAGCAGCCGGAAATTCGAGTGCCACTACTGCTGCCGAAACTTTCCCACCTCTCAAGCCCTCGGCGGCCACCAAAACGCCCACAAGAGGGAGAGGCAGCAAGCCAAGAGAGCTCATCTGCAGTCAGCAATGCTGCATGGTAGCTTGGCTGATTCTCACGTCTACGGCCTAATGAACTACAGCCGCCTCGGCTCAGCACCGCCGCTGCCGGTGGCTTACCATTCTTGGGGCGGTGGAGGCGGCGCTGCATCCAGCAGCGCCTACACCGCCACCAGCAGGATCTACGGCAGCTACGCAAACACCGCCGCTCAGTCGCAGCAGCAGCCGATCACCTGCAGCCCCTTGGCCTTCTGGCGGGTCCCAGCTGCTGCTCCGGTTGCGTTTGCTGGCCGCAGCCAGCAAACACCGCAGACGCCACTGAAGATGAGGGCCTTGCCATCGTCGATCAGTAGCATTCCAGCCTCTCAGCTGCGGTTTGGATACGAATCAAAGGCTCAAATGCAAGAACATGTGAGTTTGGATTTGCATCTTTAG